The sequence TGGTCGACTTCCTCTCGTTCCGCCGCCGAGAACCGGCTCAGAACGTAGTCGGCCGGATCCATCCGTCCGGGCGGACGCCCGAGGCCGAGCTTGAGACGCCAGAAGTCGGTGGTTCCCAGCGATCCGACTACCGAACGCACTCCGTTGTGGCCGCCGTGGCCGTGGCCCGACCGGAGCCTGAGCCGGCCGAAGGGCAGGTCGATGTCGTCATGGATGACCAGCAGATCCTGTGGCGGCACCTTGTAGTAGCTGAGTAACGCCCGGACGGTTGGCCCGGTGACGTTCATCGAAGCGCTCGGTAGGGCCAGCAACGCGGGATCGGCTCCGATGCGCACCCGGGCCACCCGGCACCGGACCCGGCGCGGTCCCCGTCGCAGCCGGGCGTCCGAGCGCTGCGCCAGGAGGGCCACCACCTCGGCCCCGATATTGTGGCGCGTGCCGGAGTAGGCAGGCTCGGGGTTATGGAGCCCCACGATCACCGGCATTGCTGTCGCTCACGTCGGTACGAGCAGCTGACCCCGGGATCAGGCCTCCTGTTCGGACCCGGTCTCCGTACCGTCTCCATCCTCGCCGGCCAGCGCGAGGTCCTCCTCTTCCTCCTCGGCCTCCTCTTCGGTCTGGGCGATGGCGGGAAGGCTGACCACCAGGATCGGTCGGTCCGGGTCGTCTAGGTATTCGACCTCGCTGATGGTGGGAAGGTCCGATACGCGAAGCGTGTCGCCGACCCCCAGCTGCGTAATGTCGGCCTGTATCGACTCCGGGATGGCTGTTACGAGCGCCCGCACGGTGATCGTGTTGGCGATCGTCTCGAGGATGCCTCCTCCCTCCCGGATGGCGGCCGGATCCCCGACCAACTCGATGGCCACCACGGCTTCGACCTCGTCGGTGAGGGATATCTTGAGGAAGTCCAGGTGGATGATGTCTCCCTTGGTGGGGTGGCGCTGGAGTTGGCGGGCGAGCGAGGTGTGGGTCTCCTCTCCGATCTGAAGGTTGATCACCGCGTTGAGTCCGGCCTCCGTGGCCAACGCCGAGCGGAGATCGCGGGCACTCACCGCGATCGAACGGGCCTCGGAACCCTGGCCGTAGAGAGTGGCGGGCACCATGCCGCGGTGCCGCAACCTCCGGGACCTTCTCGTACCGATTTCACGGCCGGTTTCGGCGCGCAGGATGACCTTTGACATGGCAACTCCTCGGAGACACGGATGGGGCGGGCGACCGCCGGACCGAGCCCGCCATGGAAACATTCGCCTAGACGGGCGTGGCAGGCCGGTTAAGGATAGTGGTACCACTCGCCCGTCATCAAGGACGGGCCGGATACGAGCCGACGTAGGCGGTGATCTCATCCTGGAGAGTGGCCTTGCGGTCGTCCGGGAGGAAGGTTGCCTCGATGGAGTTCCTCGCCAGCCGGACCATTTCAGCCCGGGTCAACCCGAGGGCATCGGCGATTGCGAGGTAGTTGTCGCCCACGTAGCCGCCGAAGTAGGCCGGATCGTCCGAGTTCACCGTGACCAGCACCCCCGCGTCCATGAAGCGTTTGAGGGGGTGCAGGCGGAGGTCGGGGAAGACTTGGAGCCGTTGGTTGGACAACGGACAGATGGTGAGAGGCACCTGCTCGCGGGCGAGACGATCCACCAGGTCCGGGTCGTCACAGGCCCTTACCCCGTGGTCGATCCTCCGGGCGCCGAGGACGTCCAGGGTCGAGCGGATGTATCCGGCCGGACCTTCCTCACCGGCGTGGGCGACCGGGATGAGCCCGGCCTCGACCGCCATGCGGTACGGCTCGGCGAACAGTTCCGGCGGGTTGCCCTTCTCACCCGAGTCGAGGCCCACGCCCTGGATGTACTCGAGGTAGGGCCGGGCCGCATCCAGCGTCTCGACGGCTGCCTCGGCGGGGAGGTGCCGGAGGAAGCACAGGATCAGCGTGGAGGTGATGTCCGGTGCGGCGTCTTCCTGGGCGCTCACGAATCCCCGGATCACCGTCCCGATGTCGATGCCCCGTTCGGTGTGGGTCTGCGGGTCGAAGAAGATCTCGGCGTGGCGCACCCCGTCCGCCGCCGCCCGGGCCAGATAGGCGGACATCAGGTCGGCGAAGTCTTCCTCCGTCCGAAGCACCGCGGCGGCCTCGTAGTAGATGTCGAGGAAGGACTGAAGATCTGCGAACGCGTAGGCCGCCTCGACCTCCTCGATCGAGTTGTACGGCAGGGCCACCCCGTTGCGTCGGGCCAGGTCGAACATCATCCGCGCCTCGAGGGTGCCCTCGATATGGATATGGAGCTCCGACTTCGGCAGCCCCCGGACGAACCTTTCCATATCTGTCATGACCCGACCCCCGGGAACGGGGAGAGGGCGCCGGATGGCGCCCTCTCCGGAGTCATAGGTTGGCGGATCAGAGGTAGGCGCCGAGCCAGTCCTGGAGGAAGTAGATCAGGCACGCAGCCGAGACGATCCACATCAGGACATGGACCTGGGCGGCCTTGCCCTTCACGATCTTGATCAGGGTGTGCGTCAAGAACCCTGCCGCGATCCCCACCGTGATCGAGTAGGTCAGCGGCATCAGGATCACTGCCAGCAACGCCGGTAGTCCTTCTTCGAGATCGGTGAAGTCGATGTGCTTCAACAGACCCACCATCAGGAACCCGATCAGGATCAGGACCGGAGCCGTGGCCTGGCTGGGCACCAGCAGTGCCAGAGGCGACAGGATGATGGCGATCAGGAACAGCACGCCGGTGACCACCGACGTCAGGCCGGTCCTTCCTCCCTCGGCTACGCCCGCAGAGCTCTCGATGTAGCTGGTGTTGGAGCTGACCCCGCACAGTCCACCGAGTGCTGCGCCCAGGGAGTCCACCAGAAGCAGCTCGCGGAGCTTGGGAATCTTGCCGTCCTTGGTCAGCCCGGCTTGCTCGGAGACCGCAGTGGCGGTTCCCATCGTGTCGAAGAAGTCGGTCAGCATGAAGGTGAAGATCGTGAGAATGGCCGCTAGCGCGCCCATCTCAGCGAACACGTTCCCCATGTCGACGGCGCCGATGGTCGAGAAGCTGACGCTGGCCGAGAGGTTGGAGGGTAGGTCGATCACGTTCAGGATCAACGCCACGATGGTGGTGAGGACGATCGTGATGATCATCGCACCCTTCACCTTTCGGGCCATCAGCACCAGGGCGATCAGGACCCCCACAAGGGTGGTGCCGGCGGCGTACGAGTTCGGGAACACGAACTCCACGATGGCTCCGCCCTGCCGTACCAGGCCCCCGTTGACCAGGCCGATGAAGAGGATGAACAGGCCGATGCCCACCCCGATGGAGTACTTCAGGCTGTCGGGGATGGCGGCCATCACCGCCTCCCGCAGGCCGAGCACGACCAGGATGGTGACGAGGATGCCCTCCCACAGGATCACGCCCATGGCGCCTTCCGCAGTGAGCCCGTCGGTCAGCACCAGGCCGAATGCTACGGCCGCGTTGATTCCGAGCCCTGCAGCCAGCGCAATCGGATGGTTGGCGATCACCCCCATGGCGATGGATAGGATCCCGGCCACCAGGGCCGTTCCGGCTGCTACCGCGACCGGATCGAGACCGGTGGCACCGAGAATGTCGGCGTTGACGAACAGGATGTAGGCCATTACCAGGAAAGTGGTGACTCCTGCCCGGACCTCGGTGCTTACCGTAGATCCGCGTTCGGAGACCTTGAAGTAATTGTCAAGTCCCGTTTGGGCCATTTCTCCTCCCTTCAG is a genomic window of bacterium containing:
- a CDS encoding NCS2 family permease; this translates as MAQTGLDNYFKVSERGSTVSTEVRAGVTTFLVMAYILFVNADILGATGLDPVAVAAGTALVAGILSIAMGVIANHPIALAAGLGINAAVAFGLVLTDGLTAEGAMGVILWEGILVTILVVLGLREAVMAAIPDSLKYSIGVGIGLFILFIGLVNGGLVRQGGAIVEFVFPNSYAAGTTLVGVLIALVLMARKVKGAMIITIVLTTIVALILNVIDLPSNLSASVSFSTIGAVDMGNVFAEMGALAAILTIFTFMLTDFFDTMGTATAVSEQAGLTKDGKIPKLRELLLVDSLGAALGGLCGVSSNTSYIESSAGVAEGGRTGLTSVVTGVLFLIAIILSPLALLVPSQATAPVLILIGFLMVGLLKHIDFTDLEEGLPALLAVILMPLTYSITVGIAAGFLTHTLIKIVKGKAAQVHVLMWIVSAACLIYFLQDWLGAYL
- a CDS encoding adenosine deaminase; translation: MERFVRGLPKSELHIHIEGTLEARMMFDLARRNGVALPYNSIEEVEAAYAFADLQSFLDIYYEAAAVLRTEEDFADLMSAYLARAAADGVRHAEIFFDPQTHTERGIDIGTVIRGFVSAQEDAAPDITSTLILCFLRHLPAEAAVETLDAARPYLEYIQGVGLDSGEKGNPPELFAEPYRMAVEAGLIPVAHAGEEGPAGYIRSTLDVLGARRIDHGVRACDDPDLVDRLAREQVPLTICPLSNQRLQVFPDLRLHPLKRFMDAGVLVTVNSDDPAYFGGYVGDNYLAIADALGLTRAEMVRLARNSIEATFLPDDRKATLQDEITAYVGSYPARP
- the pth gene encoding aminoacyl-tRNA hydrolase; this translates as MPVIVGLHNPEPAYSGTRHNIGAEVVALLAQRSDARLRRGPRRVRCRVARVRIGADPALLALPSASMNVTGPTVRALLSYYKVPPQDLLVIHDDIDLPFGRLRLRSGHGHGGHNGVRSVVGSLGTTDFWRLKLGLGRPPGRMDPADYVLSRFSAAEREEVDHMVADAADVVERFMTDPERAMELAGGRRP
- a CDS encoding 50S ribosomal protein L25, with the translated sequence MSKVILRAETGREIGTRRSRRLRHRGMVPATLYGQGSEARSIAVSARDLRSALATEAGLNAVINLQIGEETHTSLARQLQRHPTKGDIIHLDFLKISLTDEVEAVVAIELVGDPAAIREGGGILETIANTITVRALVTAIPESIQADITQLGVGDTLRVSDLPTISEVEYLDDPDRPILVVSLPAIAQTEEEAEEEEEDLALAGEDGDGTETGSEQEA